The Niallia alba genome includes a window with the following:
- a CDS encoding LysM peptidoglycan-binding domain-containing protein: MKRFFITFAILITIYVIYIDLNEGTLSSNQEQEPTIEVQGTPQDSSLYFEQTVQSGDTVLSIIEQYSTGGLSVSLETVVTDFQKLNDGLKPEDIQIGKTYLFPIYK, encoded by the coding sequence ATGAAAAGGTTTTTTATTACCTTTGCTATTTTAATTACAATTTATGTCATCTATATTGATCTAAACGAAGGGACACTTTCCTCCAACCAAGAACAAGAACCTACAATTGAAGTACAGGGCACCCCTCAGGATTCATCCTTATATTTTGAACAAACAGTTCAATCTGGCGATACCGTCCTTTCGATTATCGAACAATATTCCACTGGCGGTCTATCTGTTAGTCTTGAGACAGTTGTAACTGATTTTCAAAAATTAAATGATGGGCTCAAACCTGAGGACATACAAATTGGAAAAACATATTTATTCCCGATATATAAATAA